Proteins from a single region of Pseudomonas sp. BSw22131:
- a CDS encoding FAD-dependent monooxygenase has translation MPNTQRIAIVGSGLGGAAAATLLQKAGFMVDVYEQASGFSRIGAGIHMGPNIMKIFRRMGIEQQLSDMGSHPDFWFSRDGATGDYLSRIALGEFSRKEYGAAYITVHRGDLHALQMSTLAPGSVHFSKCLTTLEETENGVRLNFADGTHATADIVIGADGINSRIREELLGVEKPLYSGWVAHRALIPSEMLTKYGLDFENCVKWWSKDRHMMVYHTTGKRDEYYYVTGVPHPAWDFQSSWVDSSQDEMYEAFAGYHPTVQALIESTTSVTKWPLLNRNPLPLWSRGRLVLLGDACHPMKPHMAQGAGMAIEDAAMLTRCLQETGLTDYRTAFELYEANRKERASRVQAVSNANTWLRTQEDPAWVYGYDLYGHELKSEVSA, from the coding sequence ATGCCAAACACGCAAAGAATCGCCATCGTAGGATCCGGCCTGGGTGGGGCCGCAGCCGCCACGCTGTTGCAGAAAGCGGGCTTCATGGTTGATGTGTACGAGCAGGCTTCCGGGTTTTCGCGCATCGGCGCCGGGATCCACATGGGGCCGAACATCATGAAGATCTTCCGCCGCATGGGGATCGAGCAGCAGCTGAGCGACATGGGTTCGCACCCGGACTTCTGGTTCAGCCGCGATGGCGCCACCGGGGATTACCTGTCGCGCATTGCGCTGGGCGAGTTCTCGCGCAAGGAATACGGCGCGGCGTACATCACCGTTCACCGTGGTGATTTGCATGCGCTGCAAATGTCGACCCTGGCACCCGGCAGCGTGCACTTCAGCAAATGCCTGACCACCCTTGAAGAAACCGAAAACGGCGTGCGCCTGAACTTCGCCGACGGCACTCACGCCACCGCCGATATCGTGATCGGCGCCGACGGCATCAATTCGCGGATTCGTGAAGAATTGCTCGGCGTGGAAAAACCCTTGTACAGCGGCTGGGTCGCCCATCGCGCGCTGATCCCCAGTGAGATGCTGACCAAGTACGGACTGGACTTCGAGAACTGCGTGAAATGGTGGAGCAAGGATCGCCACATGATGGTCTATCACACCACCGGCAAGCGCGATGAGTACTACTACGTGACCGGCGTTCCTCACCCGGCCTGGGATTTCCAGAGCAGTTGGGTCGACAGCAGCCAGGACGAAATGTACGAGGCGTTCGCCGGGTATCACCCGACGGTGCAGGCACTGATCGAGTCCACCACGAGCGTGACCAAATGGCCGTTGCTCAACCGCAATCCCCTGCCGTTGTGGAGCCGCGGTCGCCTGGTGTTGCTGGGTGACGCGTGCCACCCCATGAAACCGCACATGGCGCAAGGCGCGGGCATGGCCATCGAAGACGCCGCGATGCTGACCCGATGCTTGCAGGAAACCGGCCTGACCGACTACCGCACCGCCTTCGAACTCTACGAGGCCAACCGCAAGGAGCGTGCTTCGCGCGTACAAGCGGTGTCGAACGCCAACACCTGGCTGCGCACCCAGGAAGACCCGGCCTGGGTCTACGGCTATGACCTGTACGGCCATGAACTCAAATCGGAGGTGAGCGCATGA
- a CDS encoding alpha/beta fold hydrolase encodes MSTFIHGGNVQANGIRQHYLRYGGERHSGKPALLLIPGITSPAITWGFVAETLGEHLDTYVLDARGRGLSSTGPDLDYSVDTCADDIAAFAQAMKLDSYHIAGHSMGARFAVRSAVRHPKGVKSLVLIDPPVSGPGRREYPSKLPWYVDSIRQSQAGMTADDMRAFCATWTPEQLQLRAEWLHTCYEPAIVRAFNDFHEEDFHKDLPNLPVPALLIVATRGGVIQAKDEAEIAALQPAITITHVENAGHMIPWDNLPGFFAAFGDFLGEPLTDPSLM; translated from the coding sequence ATGAGTACGTTCATTCATGGCGGCAACGTGCAAGCCAACGGCATTCGCCAACACTACCTGCGCTACGGCGGCGAGCGGCACAGCGGCAAACCGGCGCTGCTGCTGATTCCGGGGATCACCAGCCCCGCGATCACCTGGGGGTTTGTCGCTGAAACACTGGGCGAACATTTAGACACCTACGTGCTGGATGCGCGCGGGCGCGGCTTGTCCTCGACCGGCCCGGACCTCGACTACAGCGTTGACACCTGCGCCGATGACATCGCTGCGTTCGCCCAGGCGATGAAGCTGGACAGTTACCACATCGCCGGTCATTCCATGGGCGCTCGTTTTGCGGTACGCAGTGCGGTGCGACATCCAAAGGGCGTTAAAAGCCTGGTGCTGATTGATCCCCCGGTATCCGGTCCCGGTCGCCGCGAATACCCGTCGAAACTGCCGTGGTACGTGGATTCAATCCGCCAGTCCCAGGCCGGCATGACCGCTGACGACATGCGCGCCTTCTGCGCCACCTGGACGCCCGAACAACTGCAACTGCGTGCCGAATGGCTGCACACCTGTTACGAGCCGGCCATTGTCCGTGCCTTCAACGATTTCCATGAAGAAGACTTCCACAAGGATCTACCCAACCTTCCCGTCCCTGCCCTGCTGATCGTCGCCACACGCGGCGGCGTGATCCAGGCCAAGGACGAAGCGGAAATCGCAGCGCTACAACCGGCTATCACCATCACCCACGTCGAAAACGCCGGCCACATGATTCCGTGGGATAACCTGCCCGGCTTTTTCGCAGCGTTCGGTGACTTTCTGGGTGAACCGCTGACCGACCCATCATTGATGTGA
- a CDS encoding (2Fe-2S)-binding protein yields MSERAVAAERTVTLRVNGQTTSVTAMADTPLLMILRNDLQLNGPKFGCGLGECGACTVIIDGVAARACVFPLAGAEGREITTLEGIGSRECLHPVQQAFIDEQAAQCGYCMNGMIMTAKALLDRNPHPTEAQIRNELSANLCRCGTHIEIMRAVMRAARQKP; encoded by the coding sequence ATGAGTGAGCGTGCTGTCGCGGCTGAAAGGACCGTGACGCTGCGGGTCAACGGTCAGACCACCTCGGTGACGGCGATGGCGGACACTCCGCTGTTGATGATCCTGCGCAACGACCTGCAACTCAACGGGCCCAAATTCGGTTGCGGCCTGGGCGAATGCGGTGCGTGCACGGTGATCATCGATGGCGTGGCCGCCCGGGCCTGCGTGTTCCCGCTGGCTGGCGCCGAAGGTCGCGAAATCACCACGCTGGAGGGCATCGGCAGCCGTGAATGCCTGCACCCGGTTCAACAGGCGTTCATCGACGAGCAGGCCGCGCAATGCGGCTATTGCATGAACGGCATGATCATGACCGCCAAGGCATTGCTGGACCGCAACCCGCATCCCACCGAAGCGCAAATCCGCAACGAGCTTTCGGCCAATCTCTGCCGTTGCGGCACCCACATCGAAATCATGCGGGCCGTGATGCGCGCCGCTCGCCAAAAGCCTTGA
- a CDS encoding MarR family winged helix-turn-helix transcriptional regulator: MPNDEPSSNDASYAFSNQVGHLLRKAYQRHLAIFQQNVGDSQLTAVQFVTLCALRDHGPSSQTALVKATAVDQATIRGIVDRLKARDLISLDPDPQDKRKVICSLTDTGLQLVQETVPRAAHISELTLSKLNPAERVAVLFLLRKLIEDGDE; the protein is encoded by the coding sequence GTGCCGAACGACGAACCTTCCAGTAACGACGCGTCCTACGCGTTTTCCAACCAGGTGGGTCACCTGCTGCGCAAGGCGTATCAGCGCCACCTGGCGATCTTCCAGCAAAACGTCGGGGATTCGCAGCTCACTGCCGTTCAGTTCGTCACCTTGTGCGCCTTGCGCGATCACGGCCCCAGCTCTCAAACCGCACTGGTCAAAGCCACCGCCGTGGATCAGGCGACCATCCGTGGCATTGTCGACCGGCTCAAGGCGCGTGACCTGATAAGCCTCGATCCCGATCCCCAGGACAAACGCAAAGTCATCTGCAGCCTCACGGACACCGGCCTTCAATTGGTGCAGGAAACCGTCCCCCGCGCCGCCCACATCAGTGAACTGACCTTGAGCAAACTCAACCCCGCCGAGCGCGTGGCGGTGTTGTTTCTGCTGCGCAAATTGATTGAAGACGGCGATGAGTAA
- a CDS encoding N-carbamoylsarcosine amidohydrolase, producing MSEEQSADANYQGVWGNRIGFGKKAALLMIDFMQGYTREGAPLYASGVVSAVAESVELLASARQHGVLVIHTNIRYHAGHFIDGGMWVKKAPVMRDMVEGNPLAAFCEEVVPNADEVVISKQYASSFFGTSLASMLHVQGIDTVVLAGCSTSGCIRATAVDAVQHGFRTIVVRECVGDRHPAPHEANLFDIDSKYGDVVAKQEALEQFQAASHKR from the coding sequence ATGAGTGAAGAACAATCCGCCGACGCCAACTATCAGGGCGTTTGGGGCAATCGTATCGGTTTCGGCAAAAAAGCGGCGCTGCTGATGATTGATTTCATGCAGGGCTACACCCGTGAAGGGGCTCCGCTTTATGCGTCAGGGGTGGTCAGCGCCGTGGCCGAGAGCGTCGAACTGCTGGCCAGTGCGCGGCAGCATGGCGTGCTGGTGATTCACACCAATATCCGCTACCACGCCGGGCACTTCATCGACGGCGGCATGTGGGTGAAAAAAGCCCCGGTGATGCGAGACATGGTAGAAGGCAACCCGCTGGCGGCGTTCTGCGAGGAAGTCGTGCCGAACGCCGATGAGGTGGTGATCAGCAAGCAGTACGCCAGTTCCTTTTTTGGCACGTCGCTGGCATCAATGCTGCACGTTCAAGGCATCGACACCGTGGTACTCGCCGGTTGCTCCACCAGCGGCTGCATTCGCGCCACAGCGGTGGATGCCGTGCAGCATGGCTTCCGAACCATCGTGGTGCGCGAATGCGTGGGCGATCGGCATCCGGCGCCGCACGAGGCAAATCTATTCGATATCGACAGCAAGTACGGGGATGTGGTGGCGAAGCAGGAAGCGCTGGAGCAGTTTCAAGCGGCAAGCCACAAGCGGTAA
- a CDS encoding MFS transporter yields the protein MPSANIETAATHAADPIKALYHKITWKLIPFLCFCYLAAYLDRINIGFAKLQMLDQLHFSETAFGLGAGLFFVGYILFEVPSNLVLEKVGAKIWIARIMITWGLLSVCTLFVTTTTQFYVLRFLLGAAEAGFLPGVLFYLTTWFPTYRRGRIIALFMIGLPLSSVIGGPLSGWIMGHFDMTGGLRGWQWLFLIEGIPSVLLGILTFWALPNNPQQAKWLNADEKALLDSELRLDDAEGKDSKHSFRDGFFNLKVWMLGGIDFSILLSAYAMGFWMPTFIRNAGVVDTFHIGILTALPSVAALIGMLMIGASSDRHRERRWHIIVPFLVGAVAMATSTFFTHSVVMTVVLFAIASAAIIGAVPVFFSLPATFLKGRAAATGFALACSLANIAGLVSNSMMGIAIDVTGSSAGALWFFAGCLILSSFLVIALPAKLVNR from the coding sequence ATGCCCTCTGCGAACATAGAAACCGCCGCGACACACGCTGCGGACCCGATCAAGGCGCTCTACCACAAGATCACCTGGAAGCTCATCCCGTTCCTGTGCTTTTGCTATCTGGCCGCCTACCTGGACCGCATCAACATTGGCTTTGCCAAGTTGCAGATGCTCGATCAACTGCATTTCAGCGAAACCGCTTTCGGCCTCGGCGCCGGACTGTTTTTTGTCGGCTACATCCTCTTCGAAGTGCCGAGCAACCTGGTGCTGGAAAAGGTCGGCGCGAAGATCTGGATCGCGCGAATCATGATCACCTGGGGCCTGTTGTCGGTCTGCACCTTGTTCGTGACCACTACCACGCAGTTCTACGTGCTGCGGTTTCTGCTGGGCGCTGCAGAAGCGGGATTCCTGCCAGGCGTGCTGTTTTACCTGACCACCTGGTTCCCGACCTACCGGCGCGGACGGATCATTGCGCTATTCATGATTGGCCTGCCGCTGTCGAGCGTTATTGGCGGCCCGCTGTCGGGCTGGATCATGGGCCATTTCGACATGACCGGCGGCCTGCGCGGCTGGCAGTGGTTGTTTCTGATCGAAGGCATTCCAAGCGTGCTGCTGGGCATTCTGACCTTCTGGGCATTGCCCAATAACCCGCAACAAGCCAAATGGCTGAACGCCGACGAAAAAGCACTGCTCGACAGTGAGCTGCGTCTGGACGACGCCGAAGGCAAAGACAGCAAACACAGTTTCCGCGACGGTTTCTTCAACCTGAAAGTCTGGATGCTCGGCGGTATCGACTTTTCGATTCTGCTCAGTGCTTACGCCATGGGTTTCTGGATGCCGACCTTCATCAGGAACGCAGGCGTGGTCGATACCTTTCACATCGGCATCCTCACCGCGCTGCCGAGCGTTGCGGCACTGATCGGCATGCTGATGATCGGCGCCAGTTCGGACCGTCATCGCGAGCGTCGCTGGCACATCATCGTGCCGTTTCTGGTCGGCGCGGTCGCCATGGCCACCAGCACCTTCTTCACCCACAGCGTGGTAATGACGGTGGTGCTGTTTGCAATTGCATCGGCGGCAATCATCGGTGCGGTGCCGGTGTTCTTCAGCCTGCCGGCGACGTTTCTGAAAGGCCGCGCCGCCGCCACCGGTTTCGCCCTCGCCTGCTCGCTGGCCAATATCGCGGGCCTGGTGAGCAACTCGATGATGGGCATCGCCATCGACGTCACCGGCAGCAGCGCGGGCGCGTTGTGGTTCTTTGCCGGGTGTTTGATCCTGAGCAGCTTTCTGGTCATCGCATTGCCGGCCAAACTGGTCAATCGCTGA
- a CDS encoding nucleoside hydrolase: protein MQAFLKSCALALTVGLSATSLHAAEKVIFDTDFNVLNDDGQAFIMLAQLHAQKKIDLLGMTLVSGNAWVDQAQVDALKAVERMGVEKDVGVYSGAAYPLLHDVATYPQEQALFGAGWPGAFKNPRPTSAAQLTAPPDGLATHTQLRKESAAQFIIDSVKRNPHEVTLLAVGPLTNVALAIRTAPEIVPLIKRIVYMGGAIEIPGNTTPAAEFNWWFDPEAARIVLRSPIEHVIFPNDVCEKVMFDASVYKRVIAAQGVIPELYKTVLGPAFEKDPAYHSFTWDSLPALYLVHPELVTESKELWVDVDAHFGPDYGRSMGYKKGAPVGTQKAKVIYGINQKAFWDEYVALVTLPAPVKR from the coding sequence ATGCAGGCGTTTCTTAAAAGCTGTGCCCTGGCGTTGACCGTCGGGCTGTCCGCTACATCGCTGCACGCGGCGGAAAAAGTGATTTTCGACACCGATTTCAATGTGCTCAATGATGACGGCCAGGCTTTCATTATGCTTGCGCAGCTGCACGCCCAGAAGAAGATCGACCTGCTCGGCATGACCCTGGTCAGCGGCAATGCCTGGGTGGATCAGGCGCAGGTCGATGCACTCAAGGCCGTCGAACGCATGGGCGTGGAAAAAGACGTGGGCGTCTATTCCGGGGCCGCGTATCCACTGCTGCACGACGTTGCCACTTATCCGCAGGAACAGGCGCTGTTTGGCGCTGGCTGGCCGGGTGCATTCAAAAACCCGCGCCCCACTTCGGCCGCGCAATTGACTGCGCCGCCGGATGGCCTGGCCACTCACACCCAATTGCGCAAAGAGTCGGCCGCGCAATTCATCATCGACAGCGTAAAACGTAACCCGCATGAGGTCACCTTACTGGCCGTCGGCCCGCTGACCAACGTAGCGCTGGCGATCCGGACCGCACCGGAGATCGTGCCGCTGATCAAACGCATCGTGTACATGGGCGGCGCCATAGAAATCCCCGGCAACACCACGCCTGCGGCGGAGTTCAACTGGTGGTTCGACCCGGAAGCGGCGCGTATTGTGTTGCGTTCACCCATTGAACACGTGATTTTCCCCAACGACGTGTGTGAAAAGGTGATGTTCGACGCCTCCGTTTACAAGCGGGTGATCGCCGCACAGGGCGTGATCCCGGAGCTTTATAAAACCGTACTTGGGCCGGCATTCGAGAAAGATCCGGCGTACCACAGTTTCACGTGGGACAGCCTGCCCGCGCTGTATCTGGTCCACCCTGAGCTGGTGACTGAGTCGAAGGAGCTGTGGGTGGACGTCGATGCCCATTTCGGCCCCGACTACGGACGCTCGATGGGCTACAAAAAGGGGGCGCCGGTCGGAACGCAAAAGGCGAAAGTCATCTATGGCATCAATCAAAAAGCTTTCTGGGATGAATATGTAGCGCTGGTCACGCTGCCGGCTCCCGTCAAACGCTGA
- a CDS encoding 2,5-dihydroxypyridine 5,6-dioxygenase yields MPVSDCQLTQMFEHVLTLSKVDATQSVAVLKSHYSDPRTVRAAMEAAQRLGAKVYAVELPSFNHPTAMGNDMTAYCGDTALTGNLAAQRALEAADLVVDTMMLLHSPEQEQILKTGTRILLAVEPPEVLARMLPTLADKARVMAADEVLKAARSIHVKSKAGSDFRAQLGQYPSVTEYGFADEPGRWDHWPSGFLFSWPNEETAEGTLVIDIGDIVLPFKTYSREQITLVIDKGFITSIHGGFEAEYLRDYMQYFNDPEVYGISHIGWGLQPRAQWTAMGLHDKNDGMCMDARAFYGNFLFSTGPNTEVGGKRKTPCHLDIPLRRCDIYLDDQAVVLGGEVVSPEASKAR; encoded by the coding sequence ATGCCGGTTAGCGATTGCCAATTGACCCAGATGTTCGAGCACGTCCTGACATTGTCCAAAGTCGATGCCACTCAGAGCGTCGCGGTGTTGAAGAGTCATTACTCCGATCCGCGCACCGTGCGGGCTGCGATGGAAGCGGCCCAGCGTCTGGGCGCCAAGGTTTATGCGGTGGAATTGCCGTCGTTCAACCATCCGACGGCGATGGGCAATGACATGACCGCCTACTGCGGCGACACCGCGCTGACCGGCAACCTCGCCGCGCAACGGGCGCTGGAAGCGGCGGACCTGGTGGTCGATACGATGATGTTGCTGCATTCGCCGGAACAGGAGCAGATCCTCAAGACCGGGACGCGCATCCTGTTGGCCGTCGAGCCCCCGGAAGTGCTGGCCCGGATGCTGCCAACGCTGGCGGACAAGGCGCGGGTGATGGCGGCCGACGAGGTGCTCAAGGCGGCCCGTTCGATCCATGTGAAGTCGAAGGCGGGCAGCGATTTCCGTGCGCAGTTGGGGCAGTACCCTTCAGTGACCGAGTATGGTTTTGCCGATGAACCGGGCCGTTGGGATCATTGGCCAAGCGGGTTTCTGTTCTCCTGGCCCAACGAGGAGACTGCCGAAGGCACGCTGGTGATCGACATCGGCGATATTGTCCTGCCGTTCAAAACCTACTCCCGCGAGCAGATCACGCTGGTGATCGACAAGGGCTTCATCACCTCGATTCATGGCGGATTCGAGGCTGAATACCTGCGTGATTACATGCAGTATTTCAACGACCCCGAGGTGTATGGCATTTCCCACATCGGTTGGGGCTTGCAGCCGCGTGCGCAGTGGACGGCGATGGGGTTGCACGACAAGAACGACGGCATGTGCATGGACGCCCGAGCGTTCTACGGCAATTTCCTGTTTTCCACCGGGCCCAATACCGAAGTCGGCGGCAAGCGCAAGACGCCATGCCACCTGGACATTCCGCTGCGTCGCTGCGACATCTATCTGGACGATCAAGCCGTTGTGTTGGGCGGTGAAGTGGTCTCGCCGGAGGCTTCGAAAGCGCGTTGA
- a CDS encoding molybdopterin cofactor-binding domain-containing protein, with translation MTQTAPTRDQLLAKNGVLLIIDDILPPSGPVAKGGTPTVRPKELGLFIAVDEDNSVYAFNGHVDLGTGIRTSLAQIVAEELELNMDQLKMILGDTERAPNQGATIASATLQISAIPLRNAAAEARRFLLSEAARRWSVAVESLTIDAGVIISEDGRKTTFGELVSGQHTELRISGTAPLKKLEDYKLVGQAAARVDIPGKATGELTYVHDMRLPDMLHGRVVRPPYAGFDTGDFVGTSLLEVDESSIDHIPGIVRVVVIRDFVGVVAMREEQAAKAARELKVSWKPWQHKLPDMSDVEQAIRDNPSIQRVVLDKGNVVKALEGASERMARTYLWPYQIHGSIGPSCGVADYQPDGIRVWSGTQNPHMLRADLAWLLEYPEENIDIIRMEAAGCYGRNCADDVCADAVLLSRAVGLPVRVQLTREQEHVWEPKGTAQLMEVDGGINADGGVAGYDFQTSYPSNNSPTLALLLTGRVEPVATMFEMGDRTSIPPYDFEHMRVTINDMAPIVRASWMRGVSALPNTFAHESYIDELAFAAGVDPIEYRLRYLHDERASELVRSTAARAEWTPRTEPMQIPEEDGVLRGRGFAYARYIHSKFPGFGAAWAAWVADVAIDKHTGDVSVTRVVIGHDAGMMVNPAGVQHQIHGNVIQSTSRVLKERVTFEESTVSSKEWGGYPILTFPQVPKVDVLMMPRQSEPPMGAGESASVPSAAAIANAIYDATGIRFRELPITAERVLAALKGAGDAANSNPPESPKAKRSKWLFGSLFAAFGAVLGVAATAFPWKSEIAPITPPGAGTWSASTLERGRQLAAVGDCAVCHTAPGGATNAGGLGMQTPFGTLYSSNITPDPETGIGNWSYPAFERAMRDGISRDGKNLYPAFPYTAFRNIDDADMQALYAYLMSQGPVKQAPLANDMQFPFNLRPLMAGWNALYLRKGEVQVQPQQSAQWNRGNYLVNGLGHCAACHSPRNLMGAEKGGTSFLAGGMVDGWEAPALNSLSKSPTPWTEDQLFNYLSTGYSDAHGVAAGPMGPVVSELAKFPKTDVRAMAVYLASLNGSVEASAASVESPYQQQIQPVAQPSVSAVSLSNGQRVFEGSCQGCHADGLGPKLFGVSPSLATNTNVHSTLPDNLVKVILQGIATPATPDLGYMPGFKDSLSNTQISELIAYLRSRFAPNEPQWTGVQDKVAYLRANPGTH, from the coding sequence ATGACCCAGACCGCGCCGACCCGTGACCAACTGCTGGCGAAAAACGGCGTATTGCTGATCATCGACGACATCCTCCCGCCTTCGGGCCCGGTTGCCAAAGGCGGCACGCCGACCGTCAGGCCAAAGGAGCTGGGGCTGTTCATTGCCGTCGATGAGGACAACAGCGTTTACGCGTTCAACGGCCATGTGGACCTGGGCACCGGTATTCGCACCTCGCTGGCGCAGATCGTGGCCGAAGAGCTGGAACTCAACATGGATCAGCTGAAGATGATTCTGGGGGACACCGAACGTGCGCCCAATCAGGGTGCGACGATTGCCAGCGCGACGCTGCAGATTTCTGCCATCCCGCTGCGCAATGCCGCCGCCGAAGCACGACGTTTTCTGCTGTCCGAGGCGGCGCGGCGTTGGTCGGTCGCCGTTGAGTCGCTGACCATCGACGCAGGGGTGATCATCTCTGAAGACGGGCGTAAGACGACGTTCGGCGAGCTGGTCAGCGGCCAGCACACCGAGCTGCGCATCTCCGGTACCGCCCCCCTGAAAAAACTCGAAGACTACAAACTGGTGGGGCAGGCCGCTGCGCGGGTCGACATCCCCGGCAAAGCCACCGGCGAGCTGACCTATGTGCACGACATGCGCCTGCCGGACATGCTGCACGGGCGCGTGGTGCGGCCGCCGTACGCAGGTTTCGACACCGGGGACTTTGTCGGCACCAGCTTGCTGGAGGTTGATGAATCGTCCATTGACCACATTCCCGGCATCGTGCGGGTGGTGGTGATTCGTGACTTCGTCGGTGTCGTCGCGATGCGTGAAGAGCAGGCCGCCAAGGCCGCCCGGGAGCTGAAAGTCAGCTGGAAGCCCTGGCAGCACAAGCTGCCGGACATGAGCGATGTCGAGCAGGCGATTCGTGACAACCCGAGCATTCAGCGCGTGGTGCTGGACAAAGGCAATGTGGTTAAAGCACTGGAAGGCGCCAGCGAGCGAATGGCCCGCACCTATCTGTGGCCCTACCAGATTCATGGCTCCATCGGACCATCGTGTGGGGTGGCGGACTACCAGCCCGACGGCATTCGTGTGTGGTCCGGCACGCAAAATCCCCACATGCTGCGCGCTGATCTGGCGTGGTTGCTGGAGTACCCCGAGGAGAATATCGACATCATCCGCATGGAGGCGGCCGGCTGTTACGGCCGCAACTGCGCTGACGATGTGTGCGCCGACGCGGTGTTGCTGTCCCGCGCCGTTGGCCTGCCGGTGCGCGTGCAACTGACCCGCGAGCAAGAGCACGTGTGGGAGCCAAAAGGTACCGCGCAATTGATGGAGGTCGACGGCGGGATCAACGCCGATGGCGGCGTGGCCGGTTATGACTTTCAAACCAGCTACCCCTCCAACAATTCACCCACTCTGGCGCTGCTGCTGACCGGGCGTGTGGAACCGGTGGCGACTATGTTCGAAATGGGCGACCGCACCTCGATTCCGCCCTACGACTTCGAGCACATGCGCGTGACCATCAACGACATGGCGCCCATCGTTCGTGCTTCGTGGATGCGCGGCGTATCGGCGCTGCCCAACACCTTCGCCCACGAGTCTTACATCGACGAACTGGCGTTCGCGGCAGGCGTTGATCCGATTGAATACCGCCTGCGCTACCTGCATGACGAGCGCGCTTCGGAGCTGGTGCGGTCCACCGCCGCCCGTGCTGAATGGACGCCGCGCACCGAGCCGATGCAGATCCCGGAAGAGGATGGTGTCTTGCGCGGCCGGGGCTTTGCCTACGCGCGGTACATCCATAGCAAGTTTCCCGGCTTTGGCGCTGCGTGGGCGGCATGGGTGGCGGATGTTGCTATCGACAAGCACACCGGTGATGTGTCCGTCACCCGCGTGGTGATTGGTCATGACGCCGGGATGATGGTCAATCCGGCCGGCGTTCAGCACCAGATTCACGGCAACGTCATCCAGTCCACCAGCCGTGTGCTGAAGGAGCGGGTGACGTTCGAGGAGTCCACGGTGTCGAGCAAGGAGTGGGGCGGTTATCCGATCCTGACCTTCCCGCAGGTGCCGAAAGTCGACGTGCTGATGATGCCGCGCCAAAGCGAGCCACCGATGGGCGCAGGGGAGTCTGCGTCGGTGCCGAGTGCGGCCGCCATCGCCAATGCCATTTACGATGCCACCGGCATCCGTTTCCGCGAGCTGCCGATCACCGCCGAACGGGTGCTTGCGGCGTTGAAAGGCGCAGGGGATGCGGCCAACAGCAATCCGCCTGAGTCGCCCAAGGCCAAGCGCTCGAAATGGTTGTTTGGTTCGCTGTTCGCAGCGTTTGGGGCGGTATTGGGCGTGGCGGCGACTGCGTTCCCGTGGAAGTCGGAAATCGCCCCGATCACGCCGCCCGGTGCAGGCACCTGGTCTGCCTCGACCCTTGAGCGCGGGCGCCAACTGGCGGCGGTGGGCGACTGCGCGGTGTGCCACACGGCGCCGGGTGGCGCGACGAACGCCGGTGGGCTGGGGATGCAGACGCCGTTCGGCACGCTTTACAGCAGCAACATCACGCCAGACCCTGAAACCGGCATCGGCAACTGGTCTTATCCTGCGTTCGAACGGGCGATGCGCGACGGCATCAGTCGCGACGGCAAGAATCTCTATCCGGCGTTTCCCTACACCGCGTTCAGAAATATCGACGATGCCGACATGCAGGCGCTGTACGCGTACTTGATGTCTCAGGGGCCGGTCAAGCAGGCGCCCTTGGCTAACGACATGCAGTTCCCGTTCAATCTTCGGCCGTTGATGGCGGGCTGGAACGCGCTGTATTTGCGCAAGGGCGAGGTGCAGGTTCAGCCGCAGCAGAGCGCCCAGTGGAATCGTGGCAATTATCTGGTCAACGGATTGGGCCACTGCGCGGCGTGTCATTCGCCGCGCAATCTCATGGGGGCGGAGAAGGGTGGCACATCATTTCTGGCGGGCGGCATGGTCGATGGCTGGGAAGCGCCTGCGTTGAACAGCCTGTCGAAATCGCCGACGCCGTGGACCGAAGATCAATTGTTCAATTACCTGAGCACCGGGTATTCCGACGCGCACGGCGTGGCGGCGGGGCCAATGGGCCCGGTGGTGAGCGAGCTGGCGAAATTCCCGAAGACTGACGTGCGGGCGATGGCGGTGTATCTGGCCTCACTCAATGGTTCGGTCGAGGCCTCAGCGGCATCTGTTGAGAGTCCGTATCAGCAACAAATCCAGCCTGTCGCACAACCGAGCGTCAGTGCGGTGTCATTGAGCAATGGACAGCGGGTGTTCGAAGGCTCATGTCAGGGCTGTCACGCCGATGGTTTGGGGCCGAAACTGTTTGGCGTCAGCCCGTCGCTGGCCACCAACACCAACGTCCACAGCACGCTTCCGGACAATTTGGTGAAAGTGATTTTGCAGGGCATTGCCACCCCGGCGACGCCTGATCTGGGGTACATGCCGGGCTTCAAGGACAGTTTGTCCAACACCCAGATCAGCGAACTCATCGCCTACCTGCGCAGCCGCTTCGCGCCAAACGAACCGCAGTGGA